TATCTCCACAATTTTCTTCTAACAAAGTTATCTTTAAGAGGTTCTTTAGCTTCTTCAAAGCTTTTTATTAAATTGTCCATCCCTCTAAGGAACAAAAATAATACCATTATAATACTTAAAAGTGTTCCTATCAGATCTAAAGTTCCCCTCAAATATCCTATTAAAATAACAAACGGCCATAGCAAAGACAAGATAAATATAATACCTTTTTTAAAAGTCAGCCATAATGTTCCAGCTAAAATACCAAAAGCAGCAGATTCTAAGGGAAATAAAATAACAAACGATCCTACTGCAGCTGCTACACCAACCCCACCTTTACCTTTTAACCATATGGGAAAGGAATGCCCAATTATAGCTATTAAAGCGAATAAAGGCCACCAAGTTTTGCTTATACCGAGTAACATCCCAATTAAAATTGCCAAAATGCCTTTTGTGGAATCTCCAACGAAAGATAAAATCCCAGCTACAGGTCCCGCTTCTTTCCAAGCGTTTGTTGCACCAACATTTTTTGTTCCCACCTTTCTTAAATCTTTGCCAGAAAAAATCTTTGTAAATATAAAACTCCATGGGATGGAACCAATAAAATAGCTTATTATTAAGGATAATATTAATTTCATATTGATCACCTCTAATTAAATTATACTTCTTTTAGAAAAATTTATAAAAAGTAAGGAAAGTCAAAATAATCAAAAATATTTCATCTTAATTGCATATCATCATTTCTAATTAGGTAAAATCAAAGTTGACTATTTATTTATATTGATTTAAAATGGTTATAAATATATTCGATTTTAGAATGAATTAATAAATTTTTTGATTTTGGAGGTGAAAGTATGAAAAAAGTATTTAGTTTTATTATTCTAACTGTTTTTATCGTATCTATTTCTTTGGCTGTAGATTTAACTATGTATGTTGGAGACGCAACAATGGGAAGGAACATGTCTAAAGTTGTTGAGATTTATGAAAAAGAAAATCCGGGAATTAACATTGATGTTGTTGTATTACCTTATTATGGAGGTTTCATGCAAAAGGTAGCACTTTCTATTATGAGCGGGGAA
This is a stretch of genomic DNA from Petrotoga sp. 9PWA.NaAc.5.4. It encodes these proteins:
- a CDS encoding glycerol-3-phosphate acyltransferase, coding for MKLILSLIISYFIGSIPWSFIFTKIFSGKDLRKVGTKNVGATNAWKEAGPVAGILSFVGDSTKGILAILIGMLLGISKTWWPLFALIAIIGHSFPIWLKGKGGVGVAAAVGSFVILFPLESAAFGILAGTLWLTFKKGIIFILSLLWPFVILIGYLRGTLDLIGTLLSIIMVLFLFLRGMDNLIKSFEEAKEPLKDNFVRRKLWRYMGLLFPTLAYPLWGAIVFRYIVIIAGLIALILELLRKYSKGINNVLKKVFKPVSKSEEDYKISGTSYFLMGCAIAGLFPIPYSLISIVMLVLGDSWAVLVGKKWGKHQWLQGKSIEGSIVCFLICLASGAVYMNLIGSPVSYFILIVGALSATMVEGLGNWLNDNLTMAPISALCMWLFSLL